A region from the Cryptosporangium arvum DSM 44712 genome encodes:
- a CDS encoding PadR family transcriptional regulator, with protein MRITVSTAQVLAALLAEPDADHYGLELMRAAGLASGTLYPILRRLTEARWLTADWEAIDPVAAGRPARRYYRLTAEGAVEARRALAELRARTSPPDLRTAW; from the coding sequence ATGCGAATCACGGTGTCGACGGCACAAGTGCTGGCGGCCCTGCTGGCCGAGCCCGACGCCGACCACTACGGGCTCGAGCTGATGCGGGCGGCCGGCCTGGCCAGCGGAACGCTCTACCCCATTCTGCGCCGCCTGACCGAGGCGCGCTGGCTCACCGCGGACTGGGAGGCGATCGATCCGGTCGCCGCCGGCCGGCCCGCCCGCCGGTACTACCGGCTCACCGCGGAGGGAGCGGTCGAGGCCCGCCGGGCGCTCGCCGAACTCCGCGCGCGGACGTCCCCGCCGGACCTGCGGACGGCCTGGTGA
- a CDS encoding FAD-linked oxidase C-terminal domain-containing protein, whose amino-acid sequence MGTDLVAALQRVVGIEWTYTDPHELRTYESDGLLQYRALPRVAVHPGSAEEVRAVVRLCADAEVPWVARGAGSGLSGGALPVADGVLIVLTRLNRILDVDLDNARVCVEPGVTNAAVSAAVGPGFFYPPDPSSQIVCSIGGNVAENSGGAHCFKYGFTTNYVTGLEVVLTDGELVRLGGEGLDTPGYDLLGAFVGSEGTLGVATKIWLRIVPSPEAVRTLVAFFDSTHAAGEAVSEIVRGGVVPGAIEMMDAVTIDAAERMAHAGYPVGRGAALLVELDGPEDECETLFADVVAICERCGSDDVRVSRDDAERALFWKTRKAAFPAMGRISPNYFVQDGVIPRTTLPDVLERIEALATEAGLTVANVFHAGDGNLHPLVCYDGRVPGEAERAEELAGAILQVCLDAGGSITGEHGVGVDKRKHMTKMFSPSDLDAFQRLRCAFDPAGLANPGKVMPTPRLCGEVPGPYRQHPMEAAGLAERF is encoded by the coding sequence ATGGGCACCGACCTGGTCGCGGCGTTGCAACGGGTGGTCGGCATCGAGTGGACGTACACCGACCCGCACGAGCTCCGTACCTACGAGTCCGACGGGCTGCTGCAGTACCGCGCGCTGCCGCGGGTGGCGGTCCACCCCGGCTCGGCCGAGGAGGTCCGGGCGGTCGTGCGGCTCTGCGCCGACGCCGAGGTGCCGTGGGTGGCCCGGGGCGCCGGTTCGGGCCTCTCCGGCGGCGCGCTCCCGGTCGCCGACGGCGTCCTCATCGTCTTGACCAGGCTCAACCGCATCCTCGACGTGGACCTGGACAACGCCAGGGTCTGTGTGGAACCCGGGGTCACCAACGCCGCGGTGTCGGCGGCGGTCGGGCCGGGCTTCTTCTACCCGCCGGACCCGTCCAGCCAGATCGTGTGCTCGATCGGCGGCAACGTGGCCGAGAACTCCGGCGGGGCGCACTGCTTCAAATACGGTTTCACGACGAACTACGTCACCGGCCTGGAGGTCGTCCTGACCGACGGCGAGCTGGTCCGCCTGGGGGGAGAAGGACTCGATACCCCGGGTTACGACCTGCTCGGGGCCTTCGTCGGATCCGAGGGCACGCTCGGCGTGGCGACCAAGATCTGGCTGCGGATCGTGCCGTCGCCGGAGGCCGTCCGGACGCTCGTCGCGTTCTTCGACTCCACGCACGCGGCCGGTGAGGCGGTGTCGGAGATCGTGCGGGGCGGCGTCGTGCCGGGCGCGATCGAGATGATGGACGCGGTGACGATCGACGCCGCCGAGCGGATGGCGCACGCGGGTTACCCGGTCGGCCGCGGGGCGGCGCTGCTGGTGGAGCTCGACGGCCCCGAGGACGAGTGCGAAACGCTCTTCGCCGACGTGGTGGCGATCTGCGAGCGGTGCGGCTCCGACGACGTGCGGGTCAGCCGGGACGACGCCGAGCGCGCGCTGTTCTGGAAGACACGCAAGGCCGCGTTCCCGGCGATGGGGCGCATCTCGCCGAACTATTTCGTGCAGGACGGGGTCATCCCGCGCACCACGCTGCCCGACGTGCTGGAACGCATCGAGGCGCTGGCCACCGAGGCCGGGCTGACCGTCGCGAACGTGTTCCACGCCGGGGACGGGAACCTCCATCCGCTCGTCTGTTACGACGGCCGGGTGCCCGGCGAGGCGGAGCGGGCCGAGGAGCTGGCCGGGGCGATCCTGCAGGTCTGCCTGGACGCCGGCGGCTCGATCACCGGCGAGCACGGCGTGGGTGTCGACAAGCGCAAACACATGACGAAGATGTTCTCGCCGTCCGATCTGGACGCGTTCCAGCGGCTGCGTTGCGCGTTCGACCCGGCGGGCCTGGCCAACCCCGGCAAGGTGATGCCGACGCCCCGGCTCTGCGGTGAGGTGCCGGGGCCCTACCGGCAGCACCCGATGGAGGCCGCCGGGCTGGCGGAGCGGTTCTGA
- a CDS encoding FAD-binding oxidoreductase, with the protein MPALRPGSIDEAAESLRALGGAGTPVRPVGSGSRAGWGGGATGTELHTTGLNRILEHNPGDFTAVLECGVPLADAQKVFASAGQWLALDPSPGGTIGGLVATADSGPARHRYGGVRDLVIGVTLVLSDGTVARSGGKVIKNVAGYDLGKLFTGSFGTLGLVAEVAVRLHPLPSGTATAVATFTDPSALAEAASGLSRRPLEALSLDAAWRAGTGRLLVRFGGVTATSQASRVASGLAGGPEVAVVEDDEPLWEAQRSAQRSPSGAVLKVSHRPTELAAVVRAADAVGATVVSRAALGLSWLAFPDADPDTVATVREQLAPAAVTVLDGGDRVSAPWPDLDAGVVAVQQRVKARFDPARIFRPGTFVGGL; encoded by the coding sequence ATGCCCGCGCTCCGGCCCGGCTCGATCGACGAGGCCGCCGAGTCGCTGCGTGCGCTCGGCGGCGCCGGCACGCCCGTCCGGCCGGTCGGGTCCGGGAGCCGCGCGGGCTGGGGCGGCGGTGCGACCGGCACCGAGCTGCACACCACCGGCCTGAACCGGATCCTGGAGCACAACCCCGGCGACTTCACCGCGGTCCTGGAGTGCGGCGTCCCGCTCGCGGACGCCCAGAAGGTGTTCGCCTCCGCCGGGCAGTGGCTCGCGCTGGACCCCTCGCCGGGCGGCACGATCGGCGGTCTCGTCGCGACCGCCGACTCCGGGCCCGCGCGCCACCGCTACGGCGGCGTCCGCGACCTGGTGATCGGCGTGACGCTCGTGCTCTCCGACGGCACCGTCGCCCGGTCCGGCGGCAAGGTCATCAAGAACGTCGCCGGTTACGACCTGGGGAAGCTGTTCACCGGCTCGTTCGGCACGCTGGGGCTGGTGGCGGAGGTCGCGGTGCGGCTGCACCCGCTGCCGTCCGGCACCGCCACGGCGGTGGCCACGTTCACCGACCCGTCCGCGCTGGCCGAGGCCGCGTCCGGCCTGTCCCGCCGTCCGCTCGAGGCCCTGTCGCTCGACGCGGCGTGGCGCGCCGGGACGGGGCGGCTGTTGGTGCGCTTCGGCGGCGTGACGGCGACGAGCCAGGCGTCGCGGGTGGCGTCCGGGCTGGCCGGCGGGCCGGAGGTGGCCGTGGTCGAGGACGACGAGCCCCTCTGGGAGGCCCAGCGCTCCGCGCAGCGCTCGCCGTCCGGCGCGGTGCTGAAGGTGTCCCACCGCCCCACCGAGCTGGCCGCCGTCGTCCGCGCCGCCGACGCCGTGGGCGCCACGGTCGTCTCCCGGGCCGCCCTGGGCCTGTCCTGGCTGGCCTTCCCGGACGCCGACCCGGACACCGTCGCGACCGTCCGGGAACAGCTGGCACCGGCGGCGGTGACCGTGCTGGACGGCGGTGACCGGGTGTCGGCACCGTGGCCGGACCTGGACGCGGGTGTCGTCGCGGTGCAGCAGCGGGTGAAGGCCCGGTTCGACCCGGCGCGGATCTTCCGCCCCGGCACGTTCGTAGGAGGCCTGTGA
- a CDS encoding (Fe-S)-binding protein encodes MTVLPSGGDQPSLHEGAGGWDDHRPPDPELIKDCVHCGFCLTTCPSYTVFQDEADSPRGRIVLMRVGHEDAVGPTTQNHFDRCLGCMACVTACPSGVQYDRLIEQVRPQLERNVPRTPADRAFRALVFGIFTHPGRVRALIPALAVPGKLGARLGRLLPAGSRLRALMSLAPPVRLSATVHQLPRVTPAAPGVEPRGTIAFLQGCIQRALFGDVNAATVRVLAAEGFEVHAPRTPRCCGALQLHGGVEESALVEARKVIAAYEGYDTIAVNVAGCGSAMKDYGHLFSDDPEWATRAAAFSAKVRDVHEVLGAVEPQARRHPLPMRVAYHDACHLAHAQGVRTQPRDLLRAIPELTLVEPAEWEICCGSAGIYNLTQPAAAAELGERKAANLAATNADVIAAANPGCALQIAAHLENPIPVYHPMILLDASLRRLRRTV; translated from the coding sequence ATGACCGTGCTCCCCTCCGGCGGTGACCAGCCTTCGCTGCACGAGGGGGCGGGCGGCTGGGACGACCACCGCCCGCCCGACCCCGAGCTGATCAAGGACTGCGTCCACTGCGGCTTCTGCCTGACCACCTGCCCCAGCTACACGGTGTTCCAGGACGAGGCCGACTCGCCCCGCGGGCGCATCGTCCTGATGCGCGTCGGCCACGAGGACGCCGTCGGCCCGACCACGCAGAACCACTTCGACCGCTGCCTGGGCTGCATGGCCTGCGTGACGGCGTGCCCGTCCGGGGTGCAGTACGACCGGCTGATCGAGCAGGTCCGGCCGCAGCTCGAGCGCAACGTTCCCCGCACCCCCGCCGACCGGGCCTTCCGCGCCCTGGTCTTCGGGATCTTCACCCACCCCGGCCGGGTGCGCGCCCTGATCCCGGCCCTGGCCGTGCCCGGCAAGCTCGGCGCCCGCCTGGGTCGGCTGCTCCCGGCCGGGTCGCGGCTGCGTGCGCTGATGTCGCTGGCCCCGCCGGTCCGGCTCTCCGCGACCGTGCACCAGCTGCCGCGGGTCACGCCGGCCGCGCCGGGCGTCGAGCCGCGCGGAACGATCGCGTTCCTCCAGGGCTGCATTCAGCGGGCGCTCTTCGGCGACGTCAACGCCGCGACCGTCCGGGTCCTGGCGGCCGAGGGCTTCGAGGTGCACGCGCCGCGCACCCCGCGCTGCTGCGGCGCGCTCCAGCTGCACGGCGGCGTCGAGGAGTCGGCGCTGGTCGAGGCGCGCAAGGTGATCGCCGCCTACGAGGGCTACGACACGATCGCGGTGAACGTCGCCGGCTGCGGTTCGGCGATGAAGGACTACGGCCACCTCTTCTCCGACGACCCCGAGTGGGCGACGCGGGCGGCGGCGTTCTCGGCGAAGGTCCGTGACGTGCACGAGGTGCTCGGAGCGGTCGAGCCGCAGGCCCGCCGCCACCCGCTGCCGATGCGCGTGGCCTACCACGACGCCTGCCACCTCGCCCACGCCCAGGGCGTGCGCACCCAGCCCCGCGACCTGCTCCGCGCCATCCCGGAGCTGACGCTGGTGGAGCCGGCGGAGTGGGAGATCTGCTGCGGCTCGGCCGGCATCTACAACTTGACCCAGCCCGCCGCCGCGGCCGAACTCGGCGAGCGCAAAGCCGCGAACCTGGCCGCGACGAACGCCGACGTGATCGCCGCCGCCAACCCCGGCTGCGCGCTCCAGATCGCGGCCCACCTGGAGAACCCGATCCCGGTCTACCACCCGATGATCCTGCTGGACGCGTCCCTCCGCCGCCTGCGCCGTACCGTCTGA
- a CDS encoding Lrp/AsnC ligand binding domain-containing protein, whose amino-acid sequence MDAIDRALLRELENDARTTNRDLAAAVGVVPSTSLLRVRALRETGVIAGYRAEIDLAAVGRPIQALISVRIRPPSRTVITAFREWAAALPETIGLFVTAGGWDFLIHVAVPDNDGLYAFVIDRLTERREVADVNTSVIFEHVRSPHVV is encoded by the coding sequence ATTGATGCGATCGACCGGGCGCTTCTCCGGGAACTGGAGAACGATGCGCGGACGACGAACCGGGACCTCGCGGCCGCGGTCGGGGTGGTGCCGTCGACGTCGCTGCTGCGGGTGCGGGCGCTGCGCGAGACCGGGGTGATCGCCGGGTACCGCGCGGAGATCGACCTGGCCGCGGTGGGCCGGCCGATCCAGGCGCTGATCTCGGTGCGGATCCGGCCGCCGTCGCGGACGGTGATCACCGCGTTCCGGGAGTGGGCGGCGGCGCTGCCCGAGACGATCGGGCTGTTCGTCACCGCCGGCGGATGGGACTTCCTGATCCACGTCGCGGTGCCCGACAACGACGGTCTCTACGCGTTCGTGATCGACCGGCTCACCGAACGCCGCGAGGTCGCCGACGTCAACACCAGCGTGATCTTCGAGCACGTCCGGTCACCGCACGTGGTGTGA
- a CDS encoding DUF2000 domain-containing protein, which produces MTITDEASTGELLALTTRQQRTKWVVVVDRDLPIGLIANAAACLSATIGQQRPDLLGPATADGSGLEHQPLPFIGCSILGADAATVHRVRTRAASRPALLVVDMPQVAQQATAYAEYQATMAATPHEELAYYAVGLVGPRNQIDKVVGGLQLLR; this is translated from the coding sequence GTGACCATCACTGATGAAGCATCGACCGGCGAGCTGCTCGCGCTGACGACGCGTCAGCAGCGGACGAAGTGGGTCGTCGTGGTCGACCGGGACCTCCCGATCGGGCTGATCGCGAACGCGGCCGCGTGCCTGTCGGCGACGATCGGCCAGCAGCGGCCCGACCTGCTCGGCCCGGCGACCGCCGACGGGTCCGGGCTCGAGCACCAGCCGCTGCCGTTCATCGGCTGCTCGATCCTCGGGGCCGACGCCGCGACCGTGCACCGGGTGCGCACCAGGGCCGCCTCCCGGCCGGCGCTGCTCGTCGTCGACATGCCGCAGGTGGCGCAGCAGGCCACCGCGTACGCCGAGTACCAGGCGACGATGGCCGCGACGCCGCACGAGGAGCTGGCCTACTACGCGGTCGGGCTGGTCGGGCCGCGCAACCAGATCGACAAGGTCGTCGGCGGCCTGCAGCTGCTGCGATGA
- a CDS encoding LysE family translocator yields MSVTSSLLSFAAVAALLTIVPGLDTAYVLRTALVSGRRPAFAAALGIGTGSLVWGAAAAVGVSALLTASTVAYTALRVAGAAYLVWLGVQMIRSTLRRRDPDAPGGPGDAVSSRRAWWRGTLTNLLNPKVGAFYLAVIPQFLPEQAPPLLMGVALALVHNAEGMLWFSALILAAHGVRGWLRRPSVHRAIDRVTGTALIGFGLKLAVSPH; encoded by the coding sequence ATGAGCGTGACCTCCTCCCTGCTGTCCTTCGCCGCGGTCGCGGCCCTGCTGACGATCGTCCCGGGGCTGGACACCGCGTACGTCCTGCGCACCGCGCTGGTGAGCGGGCGGCGCCCGGCGTTCGCGGCCGCGCTGGGCATCGGTACGGGCTCGCTGGTCTGGGGCGCGGCCGCCGCCGTGGGAGTGTCGGCGCTGCTCACCGCGTCGACCGTGGCATACACCGCACTCCGGGTGGCGGGTGCGGCGTATCTGGTGTGGCTGGGCGTCCAGATGATCCGGTCGACGCTGCGGCGGCGCGATCCCGACGCACCCGGCGGGCCGGGCGACGCGGTGAGCAGCCGGCGGGCGTGGTGGCGGGGGACGCTGACCAACCTGCTCAACCCGAAGGTCGGGGCGTTCTACCTCGCGGTGATCCCGCAGTTCCTGCCCGAGCAGGCTCCTCCGCTGCTGATGGGGGTCGCGTTGGCGCTCGTGCACAACGCCGAGGGGATGCTCTGGTTCAGCGCGCTGATCCTCGCCGCGCACGGCGTGCGGGGCTGGCTGCGGCGCCCGTCGGTCCACCGCGCGATCGACCGCGTCACCGGGACGGCCCTGATCGGCTTCGGCCTGAAACTGGCCGTCTCCCCGCACTGA
- a CDS encoding NAD(P)/FAD-dependent oxidoreductase, with amino-acid sequence MITIMVVGAGYAGLAAVTSLAGRLRGRDDVHVALVDASDRFTERLRLHQVASGQHPAEFRIPELLAGTGVEFVRARVTGLDAAARTVRLDDERELRYDTLVYALGAVADTDAVPGAADHAETLDTLDSATRVATRLAALGTGRVVVCGSGLTGVEAAAEIAESHPALRVTLLGRDAPGSTLGPKARAHLTAALARLGVRVRTGVIRAVHPHAVQLDDGEPEPADLVLWTSGVRVAPLAAKAGLDVDERNRIVTDATLRSVSHPEIYAVGDAAAVRQTFGTLHGTCQSGMPTGVGAAVAIVRALDGRTPKPFRFGYLHVPISLGRHDAVVQFTRPDDSPKRAALTGRSARWYKETVSAAPWPAFGRTLKAPRTAVLGWRRGGRHTR; translated from the coding sequence ATGATCACGATCATGGTGGTGGGGGCGGGGTACGCGGGCCTGGCGGCGGTGACGAGCCTCGCCGGGCGGTTGCGTGGGCGCGACGACGTGCACGTCGCGCTGGTCGACGCGAGCGACCGGTTCACCGAGCGGCTGCGGCTGCACCAGGTGGCGTCCGGGCAGCACCCGGCCGAGTTCCGGATCCCCGAGCTGCTGGCCGGAACCGGCGTCGAGTTCGTCCGGGCCCGGGTCACCGGGCTGGACGCCGCCGCACGCACCGTACGCCTCGACGACGAGCGCGAACTCCGCTACGACACGCTCGTGTACGCGCTGGGCGCGGTCGCCGACACCGACGCCGTCCCGGGTGCCGCCGACCACGCCGAGACCCTCGACACCCTCGACTCCGCCACCCGGGTCGCCACCCGCCTGGCCGCCCTCGGCACCGGTCGCGTGGTGGTCTGCGGGAGCGGGCTCACCGGGGTCGAGGCCGCGGCGGAGATCGCCGAGAGCCATCCCGCGCTCCGCGTCACGCTCCTGGGCCGGGACGCCCCCGGCTCCACGCTCGGGCCGAAAGCGCGCGCCCACCTCACCGCCGCGCTGGCCCGCCTCGGCGTCCGCGTCCGCACCGGCGTGATCCGCGCCGTGCACCCGCACGCCGTCCAGCTCGACGACGGCGAGCCCGAACCGGCCGACCTCGTGCTCTGGACCAGCGGCGTCCGCGTCGCGCCGCTCGCCGCGAAAGCCGGTCTCGACGTCGACGAGAGGAACCGCATCGTCACCGACGCGACGCTCCGCTCGGTCTCGCACCCGGAGATCTACGCGGTGGGCGACGCCGCCGCCGTCCGCCAGACGTTCGGCACCCTGCACGGCACCTGCCAGAGCGGCATGCCCACCGGCGTCGGGGCGGCCGTGGCGATCGTGCGTGCCCTGGACGGCCGGACACCGAAGCCGTTCCGGTTCGGCTACCTGCACGTGCCGATCAGCCTGGGCCGCCACGACGCGGTCGTCCAGTTCACCCGCCCGGACGACAGCCCGAAGCGCGCGGCCCTGACCGGACGGTCGGCCCGGTGGTACAAGGAGACCGTGAGCGCCGCACCGTGGCCGGCGTTCGGCCGTACCCTCAAGGCCCCGCGCACGGCCGTGCTGGGCTGGCGACGAGGAGGCCGGCACACCCGATGA
- the sigJ gene encoding RNA polymerase sigma factor SigJ, translating into MTAFDEYRDLLFSVAYRILGTVADAEDVVQDTWVKWSAADRTGVAEPKAYLARITTGLAIDRLRQRQARRESYLGPWLPEPVVTTEDTADDVSIALLLVLENLTPLERAVFVLHEAFGFTHAEIAEAVDRSPDTVRQAAHRAREYVSARRPTQRKGISRPTRARHREVTERFLAAAVGGDLNTLLDLLAPGVTLWTDGGGKVRQAMRPVVGAERVAAWFAGVGTRPYEGVDPADMTAEVLDLNGTAGVVFRGAGRVVATLTLDLDENGRIAGLHNVANPDKLRAVANRPSPD; encoded by the coding sequence ATGACCGCGTTCGACGAGTACCGCGACCTGCTGTTCTCGGTGGCCTACCGCATCCTCGGCACCGTCGCCGACGCCGAGGACGTCGTCCAGGACACCTGGGTGAAGTGGTCGGCGGCCGACCGCACCGGCGTCGCCGAGCCCAAGGCCTACCTGGCCCGGATCACGACCGGCCTCGCGATCGACCGGCTCCGTCAGCGCCAGGCCCGTCGCGAGAGCTACCTCGGCCCCTGGCTCCCCGAACCCGTGGTCACGACCGAGGACACCGCCGACGACGTCTCGATCGCGCTGCTGCTGGTGCTGGAGAACCTCACCCCGCTCGAACGGGCGGTGTTCGTCCTGCACGAGGCGTTCGGCTTCACCCACGCCGAGATCGCCGAGGCCGTCGACCGGTCGCCGGACACCGTCCGCCAGGCCGCCCACCGCGCCCGCGAATACGTGAGCGCCCGGCGTCCCACCCAACGCAAAGGGATCAGCCGCCCCACCCGGGCACGCCACCGCGAGGTCACCGAACGCTTCCTCGCCGCCGCGGTCGGCGGCGACCTGAACACGCTGCTCGACCTGCTCGCGCCCGGCGTCACGCTCTGGACCGACGGCGGCGGCAAGGTCCGCCAGGCGATGCGCCCGGTGGTCGGGGCCGAGCGCGTCGCGGCCTGGTTCGCCGGTGTCGGCACCCGCCCGTACGAGGGCGTCGACCCGGCCGACATGACCGCCGAGGTCCTCGACCTCAACGGCACCGCGGGCGTCGTGTTCCGCGGCGCCGGCCGCGTCGTCGCCACCCTCACGCTCGACCTCGACGAGAACGGCCGGATCGCCGGCCTCCACAACGTCGCCAACCCCGACAAACTCCGCGCCGTGGCGAACCGGCCGTCACCCGACTGA
- a CDS encoding Dyp-type peroxidase — MVKPVESQPVLTPLTEAAIFLVVVIRDGGEDTVRDLIPDIAGIARSVGFRAPEGDLSVVTGIGSDAWDRLFGGPRPAELHPFRELAGKHTAPSTPGDLLFHLRARRMDLCFELATHLTRRLGDAAEVVDETVGFRYFDQRDLMGFVDGTENPTGAAALEAAAIGDEDPDFAGGSYVVVQKYLHDIGAWNAQSVEAQEKIIGRTKLDDLELPDDVKPADSHVALNTIEDEDGNEQQIVRDNMPFGSVAQGEFGTYFIGYAKTPSVTEQMLRNMFLGRPEGVTDRILDFSTAVTGSLFFVPSADWMDDPPGPPEPVVDAETDGSLRIGSLKRSTAP; from the coding sequence ATGGTCAAGCCGGTCGAGTCGCAACCGGTGCTCACGCCGCTCACCGAGGCGGCGATCTTCCTCGTCGTGGTGATCCGCGACGGTGGTGAGGACACGGTGCGCGACCTGATCCCCGACATCGCGGGCATCGCCCGCTCGGTCGGGTTCCGGGCCCCCGAGGGTGACCTGAGCGTCGTCACCGGCATCGGGTCGGACGCGTGGGACCGGCTCTTCGGTGGCCCGCGCCCGGCCGAGCTGCACCCGTTCCGGGAGCTGGCCGGGAAGCACACGGCCCCGTCCACGCCCGGCGACCTGCTGTTCCACCTCCGCGCCCGCCGGATGGACCTCTGCTTCGAGCTCGCCACGCACCTCACGCGCCGCCTCGGCGACGCCGCCGAGGTCGTCGACGAGACGGTCGGCTTCCGCTACTTCGACCAGCGTGACCTGATGGGCTTCGTCGACGGCACCGAGAACCCCACCGGCGCCGCCGCGCTCGAGGCCGCCGCGATCGGCGACGAGGACCCCGACTTCGCCGGCGGCAGCTACGTCGTCGTGCAGAAGTACCTCCACGACATCGGCGCCTGGAACGCGCAGAGCGTCGAGGCGCAGGAGAAGATCATCGGCCGCACCAAGCTCGACGACCTGGAACTGCCCGACGACGTCAAGCCGGCCGACTCGCACGTGGCGCTGAACACGATCGAGGACGAGGACGGCAACGAGCAGCAGATCGTCCGCGACAACATGCCGTTCGGCTCGGTGGCGCAGGGCGAATTCGGGACCTACTTCATCGGCTACGCGAAGACGCCGAGCGTCACCGAGCAGATGCTGCGCAACATGTTCCTCGGCCGTCCGGAAGGCGTCACCGACCGGATCCTGGACTTCTCGACCGCGGTCACCGGCAGCCTGTTCTTCGTCCCCAGCGCCGACTGGATGGACGACCCGCCCGGCCCGCCGGAGCCCGTCGTCGACGCCGAAACCGATGGATCGCTGCGCATCGGCAGCCTCAAGAGGAGCACCGCACCGTGA
- a CDS encoding family 1 encapsulin nanocompartment shell protein gives MNNLYRELAPISDAAWADIETEAKRTFTRHVAARRVVDVLGPSGEELSAVGTGHLTELTAPAEGVLARKRVVQPIVEFRVPFVVDRQAVDDVERGAKDSDWQPVKDAAKALAFAEDRAILDGYAAANVTGLRPGSSNSAIALPADVREYPNAVAQAITALRLAGVDGPYSLLLSAEAYTAVAETADHGYPIHEHIARVLRDGEIIWAPAIDGAVVLSTRGGDYELHLGQDVSIGYLSHDANSIELYFQESLTFIVQTTEAAVNLTA, from the coding sequence GTGAACAACCTGTACCGCGAGCTCGCACCGATCTCCGACGCCGCCTGGGCCGACATCGAGACCGAGGCCAAGCGCACGTTCACCCGCCACGTCGCCGCCCGCCGGGTCGTCGACGTGCTCGGTCCGTCCGGTGAGGAGCTGTCCGCCGTCGGCACCGGGCACCTGACCGAACTCACGGCACCGGCCGAGGGGGTGCTCGCCCGCAAGCGGGTCGTGCAGCCGATCGTGGAGTTCCGCGTGCCGTTCGTCGTCGACCGCCAGGCCGTGGACGACGTGGAGCGCGGCGCGAAGGACTCCGACTGGCAGCCGGTGAAGGACGCCGCGAAGGCGCTGGCGTTCGCCGAGGACCGCGCGATCCTCGACGGGTACGCGGCCGCGAACGTCACCGGTCTGCGGCCGGGCAGCTCGAACTCCGCGATCGCGCTGCCGGCCGACGTCCGCGAATACCCGAACGCGGTCGCCCAGGCGATCACGGCGCTGCGCCTGGCCGGTGTGGACGGCCCGTACAGCCTCCTGCTCTCGGCCGAGGCCTACACCGCCGTGGCCGAGACCGCCGACCACGGCTACCCGATCCACGAGCACATCGCCCGGGTGCTGCGCGACGGCGAGATCATCTGGGCGCCCGCCATCGACGGCGCGGTCGTGCTCTCCACCCGCGGCGGCGACTACGAGCTCCACCTCGGCCAGGACGTGTCGATCGGCTACCTCTCGCACGACGCGAACAGCATCGAGCTGTACTTCCAGGAATCCCTGACGTTCATCGTCCAGACCACCGAGGCCGCGGTGAACCTCACGGCCTGA